From one Deltaproteobacteria bacterium genomic stretch:
- a CDS encoding glycosyltransferase, which translates to MGAMSKALVIVPCFNEERRLRADEVLRLISAEKVDVLLVDDGSIDGTASLLREISAQAPARVRALILERHDGKAEAVRRGLQQGLASGYEIVGFLDADFSPLALEWLRLLGVLRATGMRVVLGSRVRRAGAQVERLAVRHVVGRIFATAVSITLEHPFYDTQCGAKVFLDTPALRRALATPFQSRWVFDVELLSRLLNGPDALAFGDFVEVPLLRWRDVGGSKLRLRSMLRAGIDLARFKVDRNKRRRGSTRAVAA; encoded by the coding sequence GTGGGCGCTATGTCGAAAGCGTTAGTCATCGTCCCTTGTTTCAACGAGGAGCGGCGCCTCCGTGCGGATGAGGTGCTCCGGCTCATTTCGGCCGAGAAGGTCGATGTCTTGCTCGTGGACGATGGCTCGATCGACGGCACCGCTTCGCTGCTTCGAGAAATCAGCGCCCAGGCGCCCGCGCGCGTTCGAGCGCTGATTCTCGAGAGGCACGACGGGAAAGCCGAGGCGGTGCGCCGCGGGTTGCAGCAGGGACTGGCGAGTGGCTACGAGATCGTTGGGTTCCTCGATGCAGATTTCTCGCCGCTCGCCCTCGAGTGGTTGCGGTTGCTGGGCGTGCTGCGTGCTACGGGTATGAGGGTAGTTCTGGGCTCTCGCGTACGTCGCGCCGGGGCGCAGGTCGAACGGCTCGCGGTTCGCCACGTGGTTGGACGCATCTTCGCAACCGCTGTGAGCATCACTTTGGAGCACCCGTTCTATGATACTCAGTGTGGCGCGAAGGTATTCTTGGATACCCCTGCGCTGCGACGCGCCCTGGCGACGCCCTTTCAATCGCGCTGGGTTTTCGACGTCGAGCTTCTTTCGCGCCTGCTGAATGGGCCAGATGCGCTGGCGTTCGGTGATTTCGTCGAGGTGCCGCTGCTGAGGTGGCGCGATGTCGGCGGGTCGAAGCTGCGCCTCAGGAGCATGCTCCGCGCCGGAATTGACCTCGCTCGATTCAAGGTCGATCGGAACAAGCGGCGACGCGGCTCGACAAGGGCCGTCGCCGCATGA
- a CDS encoding methyltransferase domain-containing protein, which yields MTTRSSQLGAPSSFLHPFEFPATMCIHVDHRMDLVEIPSGQFARHPWESSRRDFFARLLVDNLAMGEIGSVLDAGAGDGWFLSELAPVLRSSVELTCWDLNYTISQIGELEAQHPGGRFTAETPRGPFGLALALDVIEHVEDDVGFLRGLVGCLRPRGWILVSVPAWQQLYGPHDARLKHFRRYSPAQLTDAVRSADLDNVKQGGLFHGLLLARVATRALEFATSKNETQDLGTWNKPTWITKVVHSALVVEGRISARASDHGVALPGLSAWALCRKR from the coding sequence ATGACCACTCGCAGTTCGCAGCTGGGTGCCCCCAGCTCGTTCTTGCATCCCTTTGAGTTCCCGGCGACGATGTGCATCCACGTCGACCATCGCATGGACCTCGTCGAAATCCCCAGCGGGCAATTTGCGCGACACCCGTGGGAAAGCAGTCGTCGTGACTTCTTCGCTCGGCTGCTCGTCGACAACCTCGCCATGGGGGAGATCGGCTCGGTCCTCGATGCTGGCGCCGGAGACGGCTGGTTTCTGAGCGAGCTCGCGCCCGTGCTGCGCAGCAGTGTTGAGCTAACGTGCTGGGATCTGAACTATACAATATCGCAAATTGGCGAGCTGGAAGCGCAGCATCCGGGGGGCCGATTTACCGCCGAGACGCCACGGGGACCGTTTGGTCTCGCGCTTGCGCTCGATGTCATCGAGCACGTCGAGGACGATGTCGGGTTTCTGCGCGGGCTCGTCGGGTGTCTCCGTCCGCGCGGCTGGATTCTGGTGAGCGTGCCGGCATGGCAGCAGCTCTACGGTCCGCACGATGCACGGCTAAAGCACTTCCGCCGCTATTCGCCCGCACAGCTTACGGATGCCGTACGCAGCGCCGATCTCGATAACGTGAAACAAGGCGGTCTCTTTCATGGTCTGCTCCTGGCGCGCGTCGCGACCCGCGCGCTGGAGTTCGCCACGTCAAAGAACGAGACGCAGGATCTCGGTACTTGGAACAAGCCAACTTGGATCACGAAAGTGGTTCATTCAGCGCTCGTGGTTGAGGGCCGCATCTCTGCGCGCGCATCCGATCATGGCGTTGCTCTGCCGGGACTCAGTGCGTGGGCGCTATGTCGAAAGCGTTAG
- a CDS encoding UDP-2,3-diacylglucosamine diphosphatase: MRVAVISDLHLGNGDRTDGFGHEDERFLLFLDHLEGNFEKVVLLGDIWETLTCRRPRDAVTGLREAQRAHPKLAQRFQRLCYSYVHGNHDFVAGELGLAPEELVIQAGSTRLLFTHGHLYDVICRRARWLSEMGVWFGGWLRRLSLGPIYKAFDAIDNFREGPKHDSSKCLFQRWSTHLARARNADVVITGHTHVAARAEHGSQLFLNSGSCARGAFTWLSLDTTAGRYEVVRGW, from the coding sequence ATGCGCGTAGCGGTGATCTCGGATTTGCATCTTGGAAATGGCGATCGAACCGACGGCTTCGGTCACGAGGATGAGCGGTTTCTCTTGTTTCTCGATCACCTCGAGGGAAACTTCGAGAAGGTCGTGCTGCTCGGGGACATCTGGGAGACGCTCACCTGTCGCCGCCCGCGCGACGCGGTCACCGGCCTGCGCGAGGCGCAGCGCGCGCATCCCAAGCTGGCCCAGCGCTTTCAGCGGCTCTGCTACTCGTACGTGCACGGGAATCACGACTTCGTCGCCGGCGAGCTCGGGCTCGCGCCGGAAGAGCTGGTGATCCAGGCCGGCTCGACGCGGCTGCTCTTCACGCACGGGCACCTGTACGACGTGATCTGTCGACGCGCGCGGTGGCTCTCGGAGATGGGCGTGTGGTTCGGCGGCTGGCTGCGGCGGCTGTCGCTCGGGCCCATCTACAAAGCCTTCGACGCAATCGACAATTTTCGCGAAGGCCCTAAGCACGATTCGTCGAAGTGCTTGTTCCAGCGCTGGTCGACGCACCTCGCGCGCGCGCGAAATGCGGATGTGGTGATCACCGGGCACACGCACGTGGCCGCGCGCGCGGAGCACGGGAGCCAGCTGTTCTTGAACAGCGGCTCGTGCGCGCGCGGGGCGTTCACGTGGCTGTCGTTGGATACGACGGCCGGGCGGTACGAGGTCGTGCGCGGGTGGTAA
- the nadE gene encoding NAD(+) synthase: protein MKAFSKNVLEIDLEARAEALSQQLREAVLKRLKRRGLVVAVSGGIDSACVAALGVRALGKERVFGLLLPERDSSPESTKLGRALCEKLGIAFHMQDIAPMLEAAGCYAERDAAVRSVFPAFEPGMKWKITMHGDRLSSEQLNVFYVVVRDAQGKEHKVRLTAEAYLRIVAATNFKQRARKMLEYHQADRLHYAVAGTPNRLEYDQGFFVKLGDGSADVKPIAGLYKTQTYALARHLGVTPEICARAPTTDTYSLEQSQEDFYFSVPYQQLDLILWAKNNGVPVADVARELAYTPEQVQRVYDDVDQKRRTTAYLHAPPLLLEQVAELKPFAIA, encoded by the coding sequence ATGAAGGCGTTTTCCAAGAACGTGCTCGAGATCGATCTGGAGGCGCGCGCTGAAGCGCTCTCCCAGCAGCTTCGCGAGGCCGTGCTCAAGCGGTTGAAGCGGCGCGGGCTCGTCGTGGCCGTCTCGGGTGGCATCGACTCGGCGTGCGTGGCCGCGCTCGGCGTGCGCGCGCTGGGCAAGGAGCGCGTGTTCGGGCTGCTGTTGCCCGAGCGCGACTCGAGTCCCGAGAGCACGAAGCTCGGACGCGCGCTCTGCGAGAAGCTGGGCATCGCGTTCCACATGCAGGACATCGCGCCGATGCTCGAGGCCGCAGGTTGCTATGCCGAGCGCGACGCCGCGGTGCGCTCGGTGTTTCCTGCATTCGAGCCGGGAATGAAGTGGAAGATCACCATGCACGGTGATCGGCTGAGCTCCGAGCAGCTCAACGTGTTCTACGTGGTGGTGCGCGACGCGCAGGGCAAGGAGCACAAGGTTCGGCTCACCGCCGAGGCGTACCTGCGCATCGTGGCCGCGACGAACTTCAAGCAGCGCGCGCGCAAGATGCTCGAGTACCACCAGGCGGATCGCTTGCACTACGCGGTCGCGGGCACGCCGAATCGGCTGGAGTACGACCAGGGCTTCTTCGTGAAGCTCGGCGACGGCAGCGCCGATGTGAAGCCGATCGCTGGCTTGTACAAGACGCAGACCTACGCGCTCGCGCGGCACCTCGGCGTGACGCCTGAGATCTGCGCGCGCGCGCCCACGACCGACACGTACAGCCTCGAGCAGAGCCAGGAGGACTTCTATTTTTCGGTGCCGTACCAGCAGCTCGACCTGATCCTCTGGGCGAAGAACAACGGCGTGCCTGTGGCCGACGTCGCGCGCGAGCTCGCGTACACGCCCGAGCAGGTGCAGCGCGTCTACGACGACGTGGATCAGAAGCGGCGCACGACCGCGTACCTGCACGCGCCGCCGTTGTTGCTGGAGCAGGTGGCTGAGCTCAAGCCGTTCGCGATTGCCTAG
- a CDS encoding acyl--CoA ligase, with the protein MSVLAPHDWLFRHAMRRPMAPAVDSPHARVSYSALARRVGAVVANLRTAGISPGERVLISLSNSAAAAVAALGVQAAGGCACEVSPSSGPETVAAAAAQVGARFAFVRERDSALWAQVPAARWFEKVIVVGGGSRPASLGSFGASQLETMTQSGELLRAEVPDRLEPAQREAHEPALVLFTSGSTAVPRGVVLSFGNLEANARAIAKYLSLGAEDRAMLILPLSYAYGRSVLHSHLLVGGSVYLDDRFMFPRVVLEAMSEERCTGFSGVPATFELLRRTVPSFRVSMSLRYVTQAGGAMSTDTVRWARAQFWPAKFFVMYGQTEATARLCYLPPEQGSTKEGSIGVPVENMELYVVDANANPLPDGQVGELVARGPGVALGYLDAPEEQMRTFRENWLFTGDVGYRDADGYFFLVDRAKELLKVGGYRVSPAQIESVLAADPGVLEAAVVGVVDPVEGEVPAAAVVQRPGHSISLDALRRRCRAQLSPTHVPRWVVAVDALPRNEVGKVLRREVARLIAARRPRGETG; encoded by the coding sequence ATGAGTGTCCTGGCTCCCCACGATTGGCTCTTCCGTCACGCGATGCGCCGGCCGATGGCGCCGGCAGTCGACTCGCCGCACGCGCGCGTGAGCTACTCCGCGCTCGCGCGCCGCGTGGGCGCCGTCGTCGCCAACCTGCGCACCGCGGGGATCTCGCCGGGCGAGCGCGTGCTCATCTCGCTGAGCAACTCGGCAGCGGCGGCGGTGGCAGCCCTCGGCGTTCAGGCTGCGGGCGGCTGCGCGTGCGAGGTGAGTCCCTCGAGCGGGCCGGAGACGGTGGCTGCCGCGGCTGCGCAAGTGGGCGCGCGCTTCGCGTTCGTGCGCGAGCGGGACAGCGCGCTCTGGGCGCAGGTGCCGGCGGCGCGCTGGTTCGAGAAGGTGATCGTGGTCGGCGGCGGCTCGCGGCCCGCGTCGCTCGGATCGTTCGGCGCCTCGCAGCTCGAGACCATGACCCAGTCGGGCGAGCTTCTTCGCGCGGAGGTTCCGGATCGCCTCGAGCCCGCGCAGCGCGAGGCGCACGAGCCCGCGTTGGTGCTCTTCACCTCCGGCAGCACGGCAGTTCCGCGGGGCGTGGTGCTCTCGTTTGGAAACCTGGAGGCGAACGCTCGGGCGATCGCGAAGTACCTGTCGCTGGGCGCAGAAGACCGCGCGATGCTCATCCTGCCGCTCAGCTACGCGTACGGGCGCAGCGTGCTGCACTCGCACCTGCTCGTCGGCGGCTCGGTGTACCTCGACGATCGCTTCATGTTCCCGCGCGTGGTGCTGGAGGCCATGTCGGAAGAGCGCTGCACGGGCTTCTCCGGCGTGCCCGCGACCTTTGAGCTCTTGCGCCGCACGGTGCCGTCGTTCCGCGTGTCGATGAGCCTGCGCTACGTGACCCAGGCCGGCGGCGCGATGTCGACGGACACGGTGCGCTGGGCGCGCGCGCAGTTCTGGCCCGCGAAGTTCTTCGTCATGTACGGCCAGACCGAGGCCACCGCGCGGCTCTGCTACCTGCCGCCGGAGCAGGGCTCGACGAAGGAAGGCTCCATCGGCGTGCCCGTGGAGAACATGGAGCTGTACGTGGTCGACGCGAACGCGAACCCGCTGCCGGATGGCCAGGTGGGCGAGCTCGTCGCGCGCGGGCCCGGCGTGGCGCTCGGCTACCTCGACGCGCCGGAAGAGCAGATGCGCACGTTCCGTGAGAACTGGCTCTTCACGGGCGACGTCGGCTACCGCGACGCCGACGGCTACTTCTTCCTCGTGGATCGCGCGAAGGAGCTGCTCAAGGTCGGCGGATATCGTGTGAGCCCGGCGCAGATTGAGAGCGTGCTCGCGGCGGATCCGGGCGTACTCGAGGCGGCGGTGGTTGGAGTCGTGGATCCCGTCGAAGGGGAGGTGCCGGCGGCGGCGGTGGTGCAGCGGCCGGGCCACTCGATTTCGCTGGACGCGCTGCGTCGGCGGTGTCGCGCGCAGCTCTCGCCCACGCACGTGCCGCGCTGGGTGGTCGCCGTGGATGCATTGCCGCGCAACGAAGTGGGCAAGGTGCTGCGCCGCGAGGTGGCGCGGCTCATCGCGGCGCGCAGGCCGCGGGGAGAGACGGGATGA
- the asnB gene encoding asparagine synthase (glutamine-hydrolyzing): MCGVAGFTFDAGLRGMERRGRFERPLQRMLAALRHRGPDAQRGLLLDGMALGHTRLAIVDLEGGVQPMRDPATGVTVTFNGEIFNHQELREPLARGYAFRTRSDTEVLLASYLAYGIDCVQSFNGQFAFAIWDPRTRELWLARDRVGICPLFYARTSAGLAFASEAKALFAAGLVTPRLDVASLKQTLQLWSPAEGRSAFEGVCALPPRTVARFASGALELRRYWELDLDDAHIVRRSAREDELEVEALLRDAVRLRLRADVPVGAYLSGGLDSSLLSAIAKLQIGDGLKTFSVKFRNGDFDEREHQARAVAALRTEHATVEVDERAVAEALPEVVWHAEQLLLRAAPAPLLKLSNLVREHGLKVVLTGEGADEIFWGYDLYKETSVRQRWAQEPDSPRWSSLLSRLYPWLGTFARASGMLRESFGVGLDAPDAWDFSHRVRWTAGARLMRLLEPGVAFAAADEDPASSAELAFPTRALGFRALARAQVLEMQTFLSGYLLSAQGDRVLLGHGVEGRFPFLDHRLMQCAARLPDTAKLRGLRDKRILRRIGRRLLPPVLAQRGKFPYRAPVVSGLVGPNAVDWAREALQPSAIRQAGLFDANKVKLLVDKLARGGHASESDASALVAVATGQLLEQMRVAWTRPFRAGPFPAEVEAA, from the coding sequence ATGTGCGGCGTGGCAGGGTTCACGTTCGATGCGGGGCTTCGCGGCATGGAGCGGCGCGGACGCTTCGAGCGGCCCCTGCAGCGGATGCTCGCGGCGCTGCGCCACCGCGGCCCCGACGCGCAGCGCGGGCTGCTCCTCGACGGCATGGCGCTCGGCCACACCCGGCTCGCCATCGTCGACCTCGAGGGTGGCGTGCAGCCGATGCGCGATCCCGCGACAGGAGTAACCGTCACCTTCAACGGCGAGATCTTCAACCACCAGGAGCTGCGCGAGCCGCTCGCGCGTGGCTACGCGTTCCGCACCCGCTCCGACACCGAGGTGCTGCTCGCGAGCTACCTCGCCTACGGCATCGACTGCGTCCAGAGCTTCAACGGACAGTTCGCGTTCGCGATCTGGGATCCGCGCACGCGAGAGCTCTGGCTCGCGCGCGACCGCGTGGGCATCTGTCCGCTCTTCTATGCGCGCACCAGTGCAGGGCTGGCGTTCGCGTCGGAGGCCAAGGCGCTCTTCGCCGCTGGGCTGGTGACACCTCGGCTCGATGTCGCGTCACTCAAGCAGACGCTGCAGCTCTGGAGTCCGGCCGAGGGGCGCAGCGCCTTCGAGGGCGTGTGCGCGCTGCCGCCGCGGACGGTCGCGCGCTTCGCGTCGGGCGCGCTGGAGCTGCGGCGCTACTGGGAGCTGGACCTCGACGACGCGCACATCGTTCGCCGCAGCGCGCGCGAGGACGAGCTCGAGGTGGAGGCGCTGCTGCGCGATGCGGTGCGGCTGCGGCTGCGCGCCGACGTCCCCGTGGGCGCGTACCTCTCGGGTGGCCTGGACTCGAGCCTGCTCTCGGCGATCGCCAAGCTGCAGATCGGCGACGGGCTGAAGACGTTCTCGGTGAAGTTCCGCAACGGCGACTTCGACGAGCGCGAGCACCAGGCGCGCGCGGTGGCGGCGCTGCGCACCGAGCACGCGACGGTGGAGGTCGACGAGCGCGCGGTGGCTGAGGCCTTGCCCGAGGTGGTGTGGCACGCCGAGCAGTTGCTCTTGCGCGCGGCGCCGGCGCCGCTGCTCAAGCTCTCGAACCTGGTGCGCGAGCACGGCTTGAAGGTCGTGCTCACCGGCGAAGGCGCCGACGAGATCTTCTGGGGCTACGACCTCTACAAGGAAACGAGCGTCCGCCAGCGCTGGGCGCAGGAGCCGGACTCGCCGCGGTGGTCGTCGCTGCTGTCGCGGCTCTATCCGTGGCTCGGGACGTTTGCGCGCGCGAGCGGGATGCTGCGCGAGTCGTTCGGTGTCGGGCTCGATGCGCCAGATGCGTGGGACTTCTCGCACCGCGTGCGCTGGACGGCGGGCGCGCGCTTGATGCGCTTGCTCGAGCCGGGTGTCGCCTTCGCCGCGGCCGACGAGGATCCGGCGAGCTCGGCGGAGCTGGCGTTCCCCACGCGTGCGCTCGGCTTTCGCGCGCTCGCGCGGGCGCAGGTGCTGGAGATGCAGACGTTCCTCTCCGGCTACCTGCTCTCGGCGCAGGGCGACCGCGTGCTGCTCGGCCACGGCGTGGAGGGGCGCTTTCCGTTCCTCGATCATCGGCTGATGCAGTGCGCGGCGCGACTGCCGGACACCGCGAAGCTCCGCGGTCTGCGCGACAAGCGGATCCTGCGGCGAATCGGGCGGCGACTCTTGCCGCCCGTGCTCGCGCAGCGCGGAAAGTTTCCCTATCGCGCGCCGGTGGTCTCGGGGCTCGTGGGGCCGAACGCCGTCGACTGGGCTCGCGAGGCGCTGCAGCCGAGCGCGATTCGCCAGGCCGGCTTGTTCGATGCCAACAAGGTGAAGCTGCTCGTGGACAAGCTCGCGCGCGGCGGTCACGCGAGCGAGTCCGACGCCTCCGCGCTCGTCGCGGTGGCCACGGGGCAGCTCCTCGAGCAGATGCGCGTCGCGTGGACGCGCCCGTTCCGCGCCGGCCCCTTCCCGGCGGAGGTGGAGGCTGCATGA
- a CDS encoding acyl carrier protein, with protein MSTTEQLRKFICESFFVETFGDDDSFLRTGIIDSMGMLQLVAFVEDTFGVEVEDEELVPANFESLTKVVAFVEGKRQRRSA; from the coding sequence ATGAGCACGACGGAGCAACTGAGGAAATTCATCTGCGAGTCGTTCTTCGTCGAGACCTTCGGCGACGACGACTCGTTCCTTCGCACGGGAATCATCGACTCCATGGGGATGCTGCAGCTCGTGGCGTTCGTGGAGGACACGTTCGGCGTCGAAGTGGAGGACGAAGAGCTGGTGCCCGCGAACTTCGAGTCGCTGACGAAGGTGGTCGCGTTCGTGGAGGGCAAGCGGCAGCGCCGGTCGGCCTGA
- a CDS encoding DUF378 domain-containing protein has translation MSVVLLALAILGALNWGLVGLFNWNLLAAIFGGAVHSNAGAFTRAVYAVIGLAGVALIGWLPRLGEYPFEGARRTRSQVRPE, from the coding sequence ATGAGCGTGGTGCTGCTCGCGCTGGCCATCCTCGGCGCGCTCAATTGGGGCCTGGTGGGCCTGTTCAACTGGAACCTGCTCGCGGCCATCTTTGGCGGCGCCGTGCACTCGAATGCCGGCGCGTTCACCCGAGCGGTGTACGCCGTCATCGGGCTGGCAGGCGTGGCCTTGATCGGTTGGCTGCCGCGCCTCGGGGAGTACCCCTTCGAGGGCGCGCGCCGGACGCGGAGCCAGGTTCGCCCGGAGTGA
- a CDS encoding dienelactone hydrolase family protein: MACFADRHDAGAQLAERLRSYRADAPIVFALPRGGLPVAVEVARALGAPLDVLVARRVCAPGDASCVVGAVAEGGSLCLDREAIERLDMEPAELASLAEHEADEVARRLHTYRGEGSGPDLRGRTAIIVDDGASPALVVGAAARHLRNSGAARVVLGTPVLARGSREALEPEVDALVALADLENVVEAYEHFPEVSETTALQLLSDARSFASSPAPADTVPTPLHSEVKVPAGGVRLAGLLRVPRGARGLVLFVHGSGSSRFSPRNQAVARALEDAGFGALLVDLLSEEEEREDELTGDLRFDIELLSTRVVEVVDWLSMEPATRDLPLGLFGASTGAAAALTAAAERPERVHAVVSRGGRPDLAPATVLGRVRAPVLLIVGGDDTEVLALNRTAARHLHAPTRIAVVEGATHLFSEPGALEQVTRLALHEFELYLAPQPPHLHA, encoded by the coding sequence ATGGCTTGCTTCGCGGATCGGCACGACGCAGGCGCGCAGCTCGCCGAGAGGCTGCGGAGCTATCGCGCGGATGCGCCCATCGTCTTCGCGTTGCCGCGCGGCGGGCTGCCCGTGGCCGTGGAGGTCGCGCGCGCGCTCGGCGCGCCGCTCGACGTGCTCGTGGCGCGCCGCGTGTGCGCCCCCGGGGACGCGAGCTGTGTGGTGGGCGCGGTGGCGGAGGGCGGCTCGTTGTGCCTCGACCGCGAGGCCATCGAGCGGCTCGACATGGAGCCCGCGGAGCTCGCGTCGCTCGCCGAGCACGAAGCGGACGAGGTCGCTCGGCGGCTGCACACCTATCGCGGCGAGGGCTCGGGGCCGGACTTGCGCGGGCGAACGGCGATCATCGTCGACGACGGTGCGTCGCCGGCACTCGTGGTCGGCGCGGCGGCGAGACACCTTCGCAATTCGGGCGCGGCGCGCGTGGTGTTGGGAACGCCGGTGCTCGCCAGAGGCAGTCGCGAGGCGCTCGAGCCCGAGGTGGACGCGCTCGTCGCGCTTGCCGATCTGGAGAATGTCGTCGAGGCGTACGAGCACTTTCCAGAGGTGAGCGAGACCACGGCGCTGCAGCTCCTCTCCGATGCGCGCTCATTCGCGAGCTCGCCTGCGCCAGCCGACACGGTGCCCACGCCGCTGCACAGCGAGGTGAAGGTGCCCGCGGGCGGCGTCCGGCTCGCGGGGCTCTTGCGCGTGCCACGCGGCGCGCGAGGGCTGGTGCTCTTCGTTCACGGCAGCGGGAGCAGCCGCTTCAGCCCGCGCAACCAGGCGGTGGCCCGCGCGCTCGAGGACGCGGGCTTCGGCGCGCTGCTCGTCGATCTCCTGAGCGAGGAGGAAGAGCGCGAGGACGAGCTCACGGGCGATCTCCGCTTCGACATCGAGCTGCTGTCGACGCGCGTGGTGGAGGTCGTGGACTGGCTGTCGATGGAGCCCGCCACGCGCGACCTGCCGCTGGGGTTGTTTGGCGCGAGCACGGGCGCCGCCGCGGCACTGACCGCCGCGGCCGAGCGGCCCGAGCGCGTGCACGCGGTGGTCTCACGCGGCGGGCGACCGGACCTCGCGCCAGCGACCGTGCTCGGTCGGGTGCGCGCGCCGGTCCTGCTCATCGTGGGCGGCGACGACACGGAGGTGCTCGCGCTCAACCGGACGGCGGCGCGGCACCTGCACGCTCCGACACGGATCGCGGTCGTCGAAGGGGCGACGCACCTCTTCTCGGAGCCGGGCGCGCTGGAGCAGGTGACGCGGCTCGCACTCCACGAGTTCGAGCTCTACCTCGCGCCCCAGCCGCCCCACCTCCACGCGTAG
- a CDS encoding phosphoribosyltransferase, with translation MFRDRKDAGRQLAARLGHLAKEAPLVLALPRGGVPVGYEVARALNAPLDVWIVRKLGAPFQQEYAIGAIGEGGTCYVDWPDAAEAGATRAYVDALVKRETLELQRRMRAYRGDRPRVDPRGRTVILVDDGIATGRSVRAALSDLRSLKPKKLVLATPVAPNASLRELAALADEVVCVDPTDALFAIGEWYFDFSQTTDEEVARLLDASPRIPESLPT, from the coding sequence GTGTTTCGTGATCGAAAAGACGCAGGTCGACAGCTCGCTGCGAGGCTCGGGCACCTGGCGAAGGAAGCGCCCCTGGTGCTCGCACTGCCTCGCGGCGGCGTGCCCGTGGGCTACGAGGTCGCTCGAGCGCTGAACGCGCCGCTCGATGTGTGGATCGTCCGCAAGCTCGGCGCGCCCTTTCAGCAGGAGTACGCCATCGGCGCCATCGGCGAGGGCGGCACCTGCTACGTCGACTGGCCCGATGCAGCGGAGGCGGGCGCCACGCGCGCGTACGTCGATGCGCTCGTGAAGCGCGAGACCCTCGAGCTCCAGCGCCGAATGCGCGCGTATCGCGGCGATCGACCGCGCGTGGATCCCCGCGGCCGCACGGTCATCCTCGTGGACGACGGCATCGCCACCGGGCGCTCGGTGCGCGCGGCGCTGAGCGACCTGCGCAGCTTGAAGCCCAAGAAGCTCGTTCTCGCCACGCCCGTGGCGCCGAACGCGTCGCTGCGGGAGCTCGCCGCGCTCGCGGACGAAGTGGTCTGCGTGGATCCCACCGATGCGCTCTTCGCGATCGGCGAGTGGTACTTCGACTTCAGCCAGACCACAGACGAAGAGGTGGCGCGCCTCCTCGATGCGTCACCTCGCATCCCCGAATCGCTTCCGACTTGA
- a CDS encoding CapA family protein: MRLLLGGDVMVGRGIDQILVSPGSPILHEDFIRDARDYVVLAERTNGPIPRAATPSHVWGAALEAFTRAAVDARIINVETSVTRSSEFWQGKGIHYRMSPANVGCLQIARPDVCGLANNHVMDFGIDGLLETLDVLERAGLRTAGAGRDLARALLPVRVATSSGALSVRSIATEDSGVPREWAAEKGLPGIALVSSLSARDAPRLAQGLSGDVRVISIHWGDNWGYPPSAAERAFAHALIDAGVDVVHGHSSHHPRPIEIYQGRLVLYGCGDLINDYEGIRGYEEFRSDLRLLYQVDVGQEGRLLALELLPFHAKRFSLEPASMEKRAWLASTLTKVGRPLGTSVELDGASLRLAMQDSGTSRHL, translated from the coding sequence ATGCGGCTCCTCCTCGGCGGCGACGTGATGGTGGGGCGCGGCATCGATCAGATCCTCGTGTCGCCGGGCTCGCCCATCCTCCACGAGGACTTCATCCGCGATGCGCGCGACTACGTCGTCCTGGCCGAGCGAACGAACGGTCCCATTCCGCGCGCTGCGACGCCAAGCCACGTGTGGGGCGCCGCGCTCGAGGCGTTCACGCGAGCCGCCGTCGACGCGCGCATCATCAACGTCGAGACCAGCGTCACGCGCTCGAGTGAGTTCTGGCAGGGAAAGGGAATCCACTACCGCATGAGCCCCGCCAACGTGGGCTGCCTCCAGATCGCGAGGCCCGACGTGTGCGGGCTCGCCAACAACCACGTCATGGACTTCGGCATCGACGGCTTGCTCGAGACGCTCGACGTCCTCGAGCGCGCAGGGCTTCGCACCGCCGGCGCCGGACGCGACCTGGCGCGCGCGCTCCTGCCTGTTCGTGTCGCGACCTCGAGTGGGGCTCTCTCGGTGCGGTCGATCGCCACCGAGGACAGCGGCGTGCCGCGGGAATGGGCGGCGGAGAAGGGGCTGCCAGGGATTGCGCTCGTTTCCTCGCTCTCTGCGAGGGACGCGCCGCGACTCGCGCAGGGGCTCTCGGGTGACGTGCGCGTCATCTCCATTCACTGGGGCGACAACTGGGGATACCCGCCCAGCGCGGCCGAGCGCGCGTTCGCCCACGCGCTCATTGACGCGGGCGTCGACGTGGTGCACGGGCACTCGTCGCACCACCCAAGGCCAATCGAGATATATCAAGGACGGCTGGTGCTCTACGGCTGCGGCGATCTCATCAACGACTACGAGGGCATCCGCGGCTACGAAGAGTTCCGGAGCGATCTGCGCCTGCTCTACCAGGTGGACGTCGGCCAGGAAGGCCGGTTGCTCGCGCTCGAGCTGTTGCCGTTTCACGCGAAGCGCTTCTCGCTCGAGCCGGCGAGCATGGAGAAGCGCGCCTGGTTGGCGAGCACGCTGACGAAGGTGGGCCGTCCGCTGGGCACGTCGGTCGAGCTGGACGGCGCGTCGCTTCGTCTCGCGATGCAGGACAGCGGGACGAGCAGGCACCTGTGA